Part of the Labrenzia sp. PHM005 genome is shown below.
GCCGAGGAAATCCAGCGCAGTCAGTGTTGAGATCGAGCCATTCAGAATAAATGGCATGAACGTGAGCGTCGCGACCATCGCGTTTGGCAGCAGGTGCCGCCACATGATGACACGGTTGGATACGCCCAGCGCCCGAGCTGCCGAGATGTATTCAAAGTTCCGCCCGCGTAGGAATTCGGCCCGAACGACGCCAACCAGCGCCACCCAGGAGAAGGCCAAAAGGATCGTAAACAGCGTCCAGAATCCGGGGATCAAAACCGAAGAGACAATCAAGATCAGATAAAGCGTTGGGATGGCGGTCCAGATCTCGATGAACCGCTGGAAGATCAGATCGACCCAACCGCCATAGTAGCCTTGTACTGCCCCAGCTGCGATGCCTATCACGGAGGAGGCCAAGGTCAGAGCCAGGCCAAAGAGGACCGAGATCCGAAAACCATAGACAAGACGCGCTAGAACATCGCGGCCTTGGTCGTCCGTGCCGAGCCAGTTCCAATTGCCCATGACGCAATTCGGATCGTCAGCCCCCATCGGATACCGCTGGCAGCGCTCTTGCTTATCCATCATCCAGGACGGTGGCGCGGGAGCGGGGACTGGAATCTCATGGTTCACGGTCCGGTAGGAATAACGGACCAGAGGCCAGAGCATCCAGCCGTTGTTCGCTATTTCTTCCTGAATGAAGGGGTCGCGGTAGTCTGTGATCGCCAGAAATCCGCCGAATTTTTCTTCCGGATAATCAACAAAGACGGGCATAAGCAGCTCGCCCTGATAGGACACCAGAACCGGCTTGTCATTGGTCAGAAACTCGGCTCCCATCGCGAGCACAAAAAGAACCAGGAAAATCCACAAGGACCAGTAGCCGCGGCGGTTGGCCTTGAAGTTGGCAAGACGCCGCTGATTGATCGGCGACAGGCGCATTTTTCTAGGCGGCGGGGTGTTTTCTTCAGCGACGGGTGCTGGAGCGCTATAACCAGCGTTTTCCAGATCTTTGGTAAGGCGCGTGTCCATGACTACACCTCCCGACTTTCAAAATCGATCCTAGGATCGATCCAGGTGTAGGTGAGATCGGAAATCAGGTTCACCAGAAGGCCCATGAGCGAGAAGATATAGAGCGTCGCAAAGACCACGGCATAGTCGCGGTTGATGACCGATTCAAAGCCGAGCAGTCCCAAGCCATCCAGCGAGAAGATTGTCTCGA
Proteins encoded:
- a CDS encoding ABC transporter permease — its product is MRLSPINQRRLANFKANRRGYWSLWIFLVLFVLAMGAEFLTNDKPVLVSYQGELLMPVFVDYPEEKFGGFLAITDYRDPFIQEEIANNGWMLWPLVRYSYRTVNHEIPVPAPAPPSWMMDKQERCQRYPMGADDPNCVMGNWNWLGTDDQGRDVLARLVYGFRISVLFGLALTLASSVIGIAAGAVQGYYGGWVDLIFQRFIEIWTAIPTLYLILIVSSVLIPGFWTLFTILLAFSWVALVGVVRAEFLRGRNFEYISAARALGVSNRVIMWRHLLPNAMVATLTFMPFILNGSISTLTALDFLGFGLPPGSASLGELLAQGKNNLQAPWLGITGFMVISLMLSLLIFIGEAVRDAFDPRKSLA